One genomic window of Verrucomicrobiia bacterium includes the following:
- the mutS gene encoding DNA mismatch repair protein MutS — protein MAEAQLTPMMAQYRRIKGELPKDALLLFRLGDFFELFFEDAQAGAQILNVALTKRGVVPMCGIPFHAANGYIGKLLKAGRKVAICEQLEDAKPGQLVKREVTQILSPGTHFDERMLAAERNNFLTAIYPSGGTFGLAFTDLTTGDFLTTEVESEGALLTELQRLRPAEIIFPGEQSRVRELLGASFPILNGHDDWVFAPETAIHSLREHFKVASLDGFGLRDRMAASCAAGAILHYLAQHLRRDCAHLTRISFYQRNDFLTLDHTTLRHLEILEPLHHDAPRAACLYGAMNRTVTPMGARRLRDWLSQPLAAVDLIQRRQSAVASLISDVALLNALRVRLAEIRDLERTIGRLSSGSGNARDLTMLRQGLEQIPALRTAITSHSAAAHDWPGGFATEPEIFHDPAPEIAATGATLLDELAAQVMEMPDLVELIGRAIADEPPLTIRDGGMIRDGFDPGLDELRQATRGGKDWIAKLQADEIERTGIPSLKVRFNSVFGYYIEVTKSHLDKVPSHYIRKQTIANGERFITPELKEMEGKILGAEERSVKLEYELFQRIREAVLAQLPGIQQTAAALGQFDVLGSFAETARLYGYTRPDVADAGVLAITDGRHPVLEQNLVDERFVPNDTHLETSFRSGAPAESALPECRGPQIALITGPNMAGKSTYIRQVALLTLLSHTGSFIPAKSARVDLVDRIFTRIGASDDLARGQSTFMVEMSETANILNNATARSLIVLDEIGRGTSTFDGLSLAWSIVEHLHHQVGAKTLFATHYHELTELAARLPRIKNFNVAVREWHDSIVFLRKIVEGGTDKSYGIQVARLAGVPKPVLERAKEILRNLEESELTPEGNVRHARRQQDREKLKKLAPAPQLDLFG, from the coding sequence ATGGCCGAAGCGCAACTCACTCCGATGATGGCGCAGTATCGGCGCATCAAGGGCGAGCTGCCCAAAGACGCGCTCCTGCTGTTCCGACTTGGCGATTTTTTTGAGCTGTTCTTCGAGGATGCGCAGGCCGGCGCGCAGATCCTCAACGTCGCCCTGACAAAACGCGGCGTGGTCCCCATGTGCGGTATTCCGTTCCACGCCGCCAACGGATACATCGGAAAATTGCTCAAGGCCGGCCGAAAGGTTGCCATTTGCGAGCAACTCGAGGATGCGAAGCCAGGCCAGCTGGTCAAACGGGAAGTCACCCAGATTCTTTCGCCGGGCACGCACTTTGACGAACGCATGCTGGCGGCCGAACGGAATAATTTCCTGACCGCGATCTATCCTTCAGGCGGAACTTTCGGCCTGGCATTCACGGATCTCACCACGGGCGACTTCCTGACGACGGAGGTGGAGAGCGAGGGAGCGTTGCTCACGGAGCTTCAGCGCCTTCGCCCGGCTGAGATTATTTTTCCAGGCGAGCAAAGTCGCGTGCGGGAATTGCTCGGCGCGTCGTTTCCAATCCTGAATGGACACGATGATTGGGTCTTCGCGCCGGAGACTGCAATCCATTCCCTCCGCGAGCACTTCAAGGTGGCATCGCTGGATGGTTTTGGATTGCGCGACCGCATGGCTGCGAGCTGCGCTGCGGGCGCGATCCTGCATTACCTGGCGCAGCATCTTCGACGCGACTGCGCACACCTGACCCGAATCTCGTTTTACCAGCGAAACGATTTCCTGACGCTCGATCACACCACGCTGCGGCACCTGGAAATCCTTGAACCGCTGCACCACGACGCACCGCGCGCTGCCTGTCTTTATGGTGCAATGAACCGCACCGTGACGCCGATGGGCGCGCGCCGGCTTCGCGACTGGCTATCGCAACCGCTCGCAGCCGTGGATCTCATCCAAAGAAGGCAATCGGCTGTGGCATCCCTGATTTCGGATGTTGCCCTTCTGAACGCGCTGCGCGTGCGATTGGCGGAAATTCGTGATCTCGAGCGCACGATCGGCAGGCTCAGTTCCGGCAGTGGAAATGCGCGCGACCTGACGATGCTGCGGCAGGGTTTGGAGCAGATTCCGGCGCTTCGAACGGCGATCACCAGTCATTCGGCGGCCGCGCATGACTGGCCTGGCGGCTTTGCAACCGAACCCGAAATATTTCACGATCCGGCGCCCGAAATCGCAGCGACTGGCGCCACGCTGCTGGACGAGCTTGCGGCGCAGGTCATGGAAATGCCTGACCTTGTCGAATTGATCGGCCGAGCCATTGCTGACGAACCACCATTGACCATTCGGGACGGAGGCATGATTCGCGACGGGTTTGATCCCGGTCTGGATGAACTGCGGCAGGCGACTCGCGGCGGGAAGGATTGGATTGCAAAACTGCAGGCGGACGAAATCGAACGCACAGGGATCCCGTCGTTGAAGGTGCGTTTCAATTCCGTGTTCGGATATTACATCGAGGTCACGAAATCCCATCTCGACAAAGTTCCTTCGCACTACATCCGGAAGCAGACGATCGCAAATGGAGAGCGCTTCATAACGCCCGAGTTGAAGGAGATGGAAGGCAAAATCCTCGGGGCGGAGGAACGCAGCGTGAAGCTCGAATACGAGTTGTTTCAGCGCATTCGAGAAGCTGTCCTGGCGCAGCTCCCCGGCATCCAGCAAACCGCGGCCGCTCTCGGCCAGTTCGACGTGCTCGGATCCTTCGCCGAAACTGCGCGGCTCTACGGTTACACACGTCCGGATGTCGCCGATGCTGGTGTGCTGGCGATCACGGATGGACGGCATCCCGTGCTGGAGCAGAACCTGGTCGATGAGCGGTTTGTGCCGAATGACACGCATTTGGAAACGTCATTTCGGAGTGGCGCGCCCGCGGAATCGGCATTGCCCGAATGCCGGGGTCCGCAGATTGCGCTGATCACGGGCCCGAACATGGCGGGCAAGAGCACTTACATTCGACAGGTTGCGCTGCTCACGTTGCTGTCGCACACCGGGTCGTTCATCCCCGCGAAATCTGCCCGTGTCGATCTTGTCGACCGCATTTTTACCCGTATTGGTGCGAGCGACGATCTCGCGCGCGGGCAGAGCACCTTCATGGTGGAGATGAGCGAGACGGCGAATATTTTGAACAACGCAACGGCGCGCAGCCTGATTGTGCTGGATGAAATTGGCCGCGGCACGAGCACGTTCGACGGATTGAGCCTCGCATGGAGCATTGTTGAACACCTGCATCATCAGGTCGGGGCAAAGACATTGTTTGCAACGCACTACCACGAACTCACCGAACTTGCGGCGAGGTTGCCGCGCATCAAGAACTTCAACGTCGCCGTGCGCGAGTGGCATGACAGCATTGTGTTCCTGCGCAAGATCGTTGAAGGCGGCACGGATAAAAGTTACGGCATCCAGGTGGCGCGACTTGCGGGAGTTCCGAAACCCGTCCTCGAACGCGCCAAGGAAATCCTGCGCAACCTGGAGGAATCCGAATTGACGCCCGAAGGCAACGTGCGCCACGCCCGCCGCCAGCAGGATCGCGAGAAGCTCAAGAAACTCGCGCCCGCGCCGCAGCTGGATTTATTCGGATGA
- a CDS encoding MFS transporter, translating to MSQPLSSEPRGFFSRFADLRSAPRELWIILAAYVLENIAYGLGASSVVSLWLSSDLGFSDRSAGTMIAAYSTVVTLATVLVGSLTDAAGIRRTFLLGFWVCLVSRIVMTFSTTPGVTLPFGLFLQAVGLALMGPVMTAAMRRYSTTRQRTLAFSLYYALMNVGYAVAGYIFDATRNVLGEHGSWTIPLLGEALSTYRVLILESALFTIPGLIIAWMFLREGVEATEEGVVITERARISDRHANPFIALWRTVRETAVATLKIFIGLWREPALYRFLIFMLLVVGVKLIGYHMAFTFPKFGLRELGEGAPIGRLYSVLNSVMIVILVPICGALTGRFTAYRMVMVGTLVAASSVFFLAMPLHWFQPLADGWFGHLIAHEWLNIPGDVNPWFVSISLFVMLLSIGEALWSPRLYEYAAAIAPRGQEASYMALSVLPYFGAKFVVGMLSGAMLQRYCPPEGPKDSATMWLIIGCMALITPVGIFLLRPYIQVREAGR from the coding sequence ATGAGCCAGCCCCTCTCATCCGAGCCGCGCGGATTTTTCTCCCGCTTCGCTGACCTTCGTTCCGCACCGCGCGAATTGTGGATCATACTCGCGGCATACGTTCTCGAGAACATTGCCTACGGGTTGGGGGCTTCGTCCGTGGTCAGCTTGTGGCTGTCGTCGGATCTCGGATTCAGCGATCGCAGCGCGGGCACAATGATCGCCGCGTATTCCACTGTCGTCACGCTCGCCACGGTTCTCGTCGGTTCGCTCACGGACGCCGCTGGCATTCGCCGCACCTTTCTCCTCGGGTTCTGGGTTTGCCTCGTCAGCCGAATCGTCATGACCTTTTCGACCACGCCCGGCGTGACGCTTCCGTTTGGTTTGTTCCTCCAGGCCGTGGGCCTGGCGTTGATGGGACCCGTCATGACGGCGGCGATGCGGCGCTATTCGACGACCCGGCAGCGCACGCTGGCTTTCTCCCTTTACTACGCTTTGATGAACGTCGGATATGCCGTCGCGGGCTACATCTTTGATGCAACGCGCAATGTGCTGGGCGAGCACGGTTCGTGGACCATTCCGCTGCTGGGCGAGGCGCTCAGCACCTATCGAGTGCTCATCCTGGAAAGTGCCCTGTTCACGATTCCCGGCCTGATCATTGCATGGATGTTCCTGCGCGAAGGGGTTGAAGCCACTGAGGAAGGCGTGGTGATCACGGAACGGGCTCGCATCAGCGACCGCCACGCGAATCCGTTCATCGCGCTGTGGCGAACCGTCCGCGAAACTGCAGTGGCTACGTTGAAAATCTTTATTGGTCTTTGGCGTGAACCCGCGTTGTATCGGTTCCTGATCTTCATGCTGCTCGTGGTCGGGGTGAAACTGATCGGCTATCACATGGCATTCACCTTCCCGAAATTTGGCCTCCGCGAATTGGGTGAAGGCGCGCCGATCGGGAGACTCTACAGCGTGCTCAATTCTGTGATGATCGTCATTCTTGTGCCGATCTGCGGCGCGCTGACGGGCCGCTTCACTGCGTATCGCATGGTCATGGTCGGAACCCTGGTTGCCGCAAGCTCGGTGTTCTTCCTCGCCATGCCCTTGCATTGGTTTCAGCCGCTTGCAGACGGATGGTTTGGGCACCTCATTGCCCACGAATGGCTGAACATCCCCGGCGATGTAAATCCGTGGTTCGTTTCCATTTCGTTGTTCGTGATGCTGTTATCCATCGGTGAGGCACTGTGGTCGCCAAGACTCTACGAATACGCCGCCGCCATCGCGCCCCGCGGCCAGGAGGCCTCGTACATGGCGCTGTCGGTGCTGCCTTATTTCGGCGCGAAATTTGTCGTGGGCATGCTTTCAGGCGCAATGCTGCAGCGCTATTGCCCGCCTGAAGGCCCCAAGGATTCTGCCACGATGTGGCTGATCATCGGCTGCATGGCGTTGATCACGCCTGTCGGGATTTTCCTCCTGAGACCCTACATCCAGGTGCGGGAAGCCGGACGTTGA
- a CDS encoding NCS2 family permease, with protein MNAALRWSASVSLPIRGLTRNADSATLRTMSTLARFFRLAENRSSVKQEITAGITTFAAMAYILAVNPVVLSAAGMDKGAVITATALASALMTAAMALATNYPIALAPGMGMNAFFAYTICINMGIPWQPALAMTFISGSLFLVLSLSGIRRRIMDALPLELKLAISAGIGLFIAFIGLKNGGVIVSDPVTFVRIGNLASFPCLMVLGGIILAAVLVWRKVHGAIILTVLTLTVIGLFVPANEAGQPLVSRPESWMAMPASLAPTFLKFDFQYVFANFAKCLPLILAILFVDVFDNMGTLIGVTSRAGLLDSKGNLPRVGRVLAADASAAMVGACLGTSTVTSYIESAAGVEEGGRTGLTALVVAGCFLLALFFHPLFLAIPAIATAPALVIVGIFMMQSMAKLDLGDFAKAVPAVLTIILMPLSFSISEGLSIGFLAYVALMIGIGRAREVTWIGYVLALLFLAHILYR; from the coding sequence GTGAACGCCGCGCTCCGTTGGTCCGCATCCGTCAGCCTGCCAATTCGCGGACTGACACGGAACGCGGATTCCGCAACACTTCGCACGATGTCGACGCTCGCGCGATTTTTTCGGCTCGCCGAAAACAGGAGTTCCGTAAAACAGGAAATCACCGCAGGGATAACGACCTTCGCGGCGATGGCTTACATCCTCGCCGTCAACCCAGTCGTTCTCTCCGCAGCGGGCATGGACAAGGGCGCGGTGATTACCGCAACGGCCCTGGCATCGGCCCTCATGACTGCCGCCATGGCGCTCGCCACGAATTATCCCATCGCGCTCGCACCCGGCATGGGAATGAATGCGTTCTTCGCATACACGATCTGCATCAACATGGGAATTCCATGGCAACCCGCCCTGGCAATGACGTTCATCAGCGGCTCGCTGTTCCTCGTGCTTTCGCTGAGCGGAATCCGGCGACGCATCATGGATGCCCTTCCGCTTGAATTGAAGCTGGCGATCTCGGCGGGAATCGGTTTGTTCATTGCATTCATCGGACTCAAGAACGGCGGTGTGATCGTCAGCGACCCCGTAACCTTTGTGCGCATCGGAAACCTCGCTTCATTTCCATGCCTGATGGTGCTGGGGGGAATCATCCTCGCGGCGGTTCTCGTATGGAGGAAGGTTCATGGCGCAATCATCCTGACGGTGCTCACCCTGACCGTAATCGGATTGTTTGTTCCAGCGAACGAGGCCGGCCAGCCACTCGTCAGCCGTCCTGAATCCTGGATGGCAATGCCCGCTTCGCTGGCGCCGACCTTCCTCAAATTCGACTTTCAATACGTGTTTGCAAACTTCGCAAAATGTCTTCCGCTGATTCTGGCCATCCTCTTCGTGGACGTCTTCGACAACATGGGAACGCTGATCGGCGTCACGTCGCGTGCGGGCCTGTTGGACTCCAAAGGCAACTTGCCCCGCGTGGGTCGGGTATTGGCGGCCGATGCGAGCGCCGCGATGGTCGGAGCGTGCCTCGGCACATCGACGGTCACGAGCTACATCGAATCGGCGGCGGGCGTGGAAGAAGGCGGGCGGACAGGATTGACCGCGCTTGTGGTTGCAGGCTGTTTCCTGCTGGCGCTCTTTTTTCACCCGCTCTTCCTGGCAATCCCTGCGATCGCGACCGCACCCGCCCTCGTGATCGTGGGAATTTTCATGATGCAAAGCATGGCCAAACTCGATTTGGGCGACTTCGCGAAAGCGGTCCCTGCCGTGCTGACGATCATCTTGATGCCACTGAGCTTCAGCATCAGCGAAGGCCTTTCGATCGGATTCCTCGCCTACGTCGCACTGATGATTGGAATCGGCCGTGCGCGCGAAGTGACATGGATTGGTTACGTGCTCGCGCTCTTGTTCCTCGCGCACATTCTTTACCGCTGA
- a CDS encoding SNF2-related protein, protein MSKSPETQRFELETPALAHVLSVTLDVPLGGFRFEWRLPGSDALVAFGELVPYPTPFMGLFALAWRFEKDGNTEKDQCNKAASSVRALLKRIAARLPLDDQAVSVGFRLDETLHTFNADVFYKVRLPENQNWAVWLRVPVREFALYLESIPATGNNHERGRIAMRRYIRANLASGHAAAPPPTNRQLRLRITSDLVGGFIQLEWTRIRDGAACASGRVTCTGIDELTWDLTVNDVRETEHSRHPLDSIRAQMLRWFERLPVADQDVSSCTISASRRRGKQMSEDPPFGPHESPFRWLEDTIHAMASALSNQFAAFSPMTGDVSHADPDFLRYEDRFLRKERQRREEEQRRRETMVRLAEERRQKEEAKAAQRRAMELQRVKAAPHRAAHPTRSPDEHAPLPPVPLRIELPQLALQETALPLDDLRGYFLRERAAQWWVSNQSDDLIALPYCRIQRLDYQVRTALRVLGPLRGRALLSDEVGLGKTIEAGLVLKEWLTRGMVRRFLVLTVPSLVDQWEEELSDKFNLTTATTNHAAFRAEAPAFWRENPGIVASLHTVKQQAHLDVARAVSWDLIIVDEAHYLRNRNSQAWQAVNALPRQFLLLLTATPVQNSLEELYNLVTLLQPGQLPSPKEFRARFFDSKRPRQPREPEELRRLLGQVMIRNTRANAGLNLPPRRAETALFEPDADELAFWQRWEMELRTELAQLSPSQQTLWGRLLLQAAGSSPAAWRQALEKFPNQERAKAWSGSAPLEHSWKRKCDLLPPLARGEGGLVVFTQFLQTQAALAESLRAAGVETFVINGATPAPERQPITAEFQKRGGALLLTHSGTEGRNLQFCHRLVNFDLPWNPMEIEQRIGRLHRLGQQHPVRIYNLVQRGTLQEHLLQILQEKLNLFELVVGETGLILGERFAGDEFADEVLKRWRDSEGHVGEALESLGNELAAARDGYQEVKQLDETLFAKDYESL, encoded by the coding sequence GTGTCCAAATCGCCCGAGACGCAACGCTTCGAACTGGAAACACCCGCGCTGGCACATGTGCTTTCCGTCACTCTGGATGTTCCGCTGGGCGGTTTTCGTTTCGAGTGGAGACTTCCGGGTTCGGATGCGCTGGTGGCATTCGGGGAGCTGGTTCCGTATCCTACCCCCTTCATGGGCTTGTTCGCGCTTGCATGGCGGTTTGAAAAGGATGGAAACACAGAAAAGGACCAATGCAACAAAGCGGCATCCTCCGTGCGGGCACTCCTCAAGCGCATCGCCGCAAGGCTCCCTTTGGACGACCAGGCTGTTTCGGTCGGATTTCGCCTTGATGAAACCCTCCACACGTTCAACGCCGATGTCTTCTACAAGGTCAGGCTGCCCGAGAATCAGAATTGGGCTGTCTGGCTTCGAGTTCCTGTTCGGGAATTCGCGCTGTACCTTGAATCGATTCCCGCGACGGGAAACAATCACGAGCGCGGAAGGATCGCAATGCGGAGATACATCCGGGCAAACCTGGCATCAGGCCACGCCGCTGCCCCGCCTCCCACAAATCGGCAGCTCCGTCTGCGCATCACGAGTGACCTCGTTGGCGGTTTCATACAGTTGGAGTGGACGCGCATCCGCGACGGCGCTGCGTGCGCTAGCGGGCGCGTAACGTGCACGGGGATCGACGAATTGACTTGGGACCTTACGGTGAACGATGTCCGTGAAACGGAGCATTCTCGGCATCCATTGGATTCAATACGGGCGCAAATGCTTCGTTGGTTTGAGCGATTGCCGGTGGCCGACCAGGACGTTTCCTCCTGCACCATTTCTGCGTCCAGGCGCCGCGGGAAACAAATGTCTGAGGATCCACCTTTCGGACCTCACGAATCGCCGTTCAGATGGCTTGAAGACACCATTCATGCAATGGCCTCTGCTTTGAGCAATCAGTTCGCCGCATTCAGCCCGATGACTGGCGATGTCTCGCACGCTGACCCGGATTTCCTGAGGTATGAGGACCGTTTTCTGCGCAAGGAACGCCAGCGCCGGGAAGAGGAACAACGCCGGCGCGAAACAATGGTCCGCCTTGCTGAGGAACGCCGGCAGAAGGAAGAGGCCAAGGCGGCGCAACGCAGGGCGATGGAACTTCAGCGCGTCAAGGCAGCCCCTCACAGGGCAGCCCACCCAACGCGATCGCCCGACGAACACGCGCCTCTGCCGCCGGTGCCCTTGCGGATTGAACTGCCACAACTTGCGCTTCAGGAAACTGCGTTGCCTCTCGACGACCTCCGCGGGTATTTTCTTCGCGAACGCGCGGCACAATGGTGGGTTTCAAACCAGTCCGACGATTTAATTGCCCTGCCGTATTGCCGGATTCAACGGCTGGATTATCAGGTGCGCACTGCGCTGCGCGTGCTCGGCCCGCTGCGTGGACGCGCGCTGCTCTCGGACGAAGTGGGTCTTGGCAAAACCATCGAAGCGGGATTGGTCTTGAAGGAGTGGCTCACACGCGGGATGGTCAGACGCTTTCTCGTGCTCACGGTGCCTTCGCTCGTGGATCAGTGGGAGGAGGAACTGAGCGACAAGTTCAATCTCACGACTGCGACGACGAACCACGCTGCGTTCCGTGCCGAAGCCCCGGCTTTCTGGCGCGAGAACCCAGGCATCGTTGCCAGCCTGCACACAGTCAAACAACAGGCGCATCTGGATGTCGCCCGCGCGGTCAGCTGGGATCTCATCATCGTGGATGAGGCGCATTATCTTCGGAACCGCAACTCGCAGGCATGGCAGGCCGTCAACGCGCTGCCGCGGCAATTCCTGCTGCTGCTCACGGCGACGCCGGTGCAAAATTCTCTCGAGGAGCTGTACAATCTGGTGACGCTCCTGCAACCAGGACAGCTGCCGTCGCCCAAGGAATTTCGCGCGCGTTTCTTCGATTCCAAACGTCCGCGGCAGCCCCGGGAGCCGGAGGAACTGCGCAGGTTGTTGGGCCAGGTGATGATTCGCAACACGCGGGCGAACGCGGGCCTTAACCTTCCGCCGCGACGTGCCGAAACCGCGCTGTTCGAACCTGACGCCGACGAACTCGCATTTTGGCAGCGATGGGAAATGGAATTGCGGACGGAGCTGGCACAGCTGTCGCCAAGCCAGCAAACATTATGGGGCCGGCTTCTGTTGCAGGCGGCCGGAAGCAGTCCCGCGGCCTGGCGCCAGGCGTTGGAGAAATTCCCAAATCAGGAACGCGCCAAAGCATGGAGCGGATCCGCCCCGCTTGAACACAGCTGGAAACGCAAATGCGACCTGCTCCCGCCCCTCGCGCGCGGCGAGGGCGGGCTCGTGGTGTTCACGCAGTTCCTGCAAACCCAGGCCGCCCTGGCTGAATCCCTGCGCGCTGCCGGTGTTGAGACCTTCGTTATCAACGGCGCCACGCCCGCGCCCGAACGCCAGCCGATCACCGCGGAATTTCAAAAACGCGGCGGCGCTCTGCTCCTCACGCACAGCGGCACGGAAGGACGCAATCTGCAATTCTGTCATCGCCTGGTGAACTTCGACCTGCCGTGGAATCCCATGGAGATTGAACAGCGAATCGGCCGCCTGCATCGGCTCGGGCAACAACATCCCGTTCGCATTTATAACCTCGTCCAACGCGGCACGCTGCAGGAACACCTGCTGCAGATTCTCCAGGAAAAGCTCAACCTCTTCGAACTCGTCGTTGGCGAAACGGGATTGATCCTCGGCGAACGTTTCGCAGGGGACGAGTTCGCCGATGAAGTGCTCAAACGGTGGCGCGACTCCGAAGGCCACGTCGGTGAGGCGCTGGAATCGTTGGGCAATGAGCTGGCCGCCGCGCGCGATGGTTACCAGGAGGTTAAACAGCTCGATGAAACCCTTTTTGCGAAGGACTACGAATCTTTATGA
- a CDS encoding S8 family peptidase has protein sequence MLMCRLSGARRAFILASVLVLLLFESIASAIIRPPAATNGFRTDRIIVKLSPSANASLLESALNSSGCKSRAAYPSLGNLHVIELPSGVSAEAGLRLIRRLPGVEYAEPDYVLQAARVPNEPRYADGSLYHLFNWGQLGGTVDCDIDAAEGWDLAFDATSVIVSVLDTGTRVTHEDLTANLWRNPGEIAGNGLDDDNNGYIDDVHGINAMNDSGDLTDTFGHGTHVAGILGAVGNNGIGVVGTAWNARIMTCKFLDNQLQGSLSDALECIEYSRVNGARIINASWGGTTTNVFGAQALYDAINSLRQHGIIFVAAAGNFSLNNDAIPRFYPASFDLDNIVSVAATTRDDDIAHFSDYGLNTVDLGAPGYIVLSTWAGHDSSYALDDGTSMAAPQVAAACALAWAKYPGSTYQQIIARVLAGTDPIPALAGKCKTGGRLNLHKVLSQPDPAPHSAPRVIVLGMESGKFRYRVEGVPNGSFHLQTSLDGKSWTPGTTFQMPPSGHLDFDDFMSNGAKLYRAVKTAP, from the coding sequence ATGTTGATGTGCCGTCTTTCAGGGGCCAGGCGCGCCTTTATTCTTGCGAGTGTCCTGGTCCTGCTCCTGTTCGAGTCGATCGCTTCGGCGATTATTCGTCCGCCCGCTGCCACGAACGGTTTCCGGACCGATCGAATCATCGTCAAACTGTCCCCATCGGCAAATGCTTCCCTCCTTGAGTCGGCTCTCAACAGCTCTGGCTGCAAGTCCCGCGCTGCGTATCCTTCCCTCGGAAACCTTCACGTCATTGAACTTCCGTCAGGGGTTTCAGCTGAAGCGGGATTGCGATTAATCCGCAGGCTGCCCGGAGTTGAATATGCGGAGCCGGATTATGTGTTGCAGGCGGCGCGCGTGCCAAACGAGCCGCGCTATGCCGACGGCTCGCTGTATCATCTGTTCAATTGGGGCCAGCTCGGAGGCACCGTTGATTGCGACATCGATGCGGCTGAAGGCTGGGATCTCGCCTTCGATGCCACTTCCGTCATCGTTTCGGTTCTCGACACGGGCACGCGTGTCACGCACGAGGATCTCACCGCCAACCTGTGGCGAAACCCGGGTGAAATCGCGGGCAACGGGCTCGATGACGACAACAACGGCTACATCGACGACGTCCACGGCATCAACGCGATGAATGATTCAGGCGACCTGACCGACACATTTGGCCATGGCACGCATGTCGCGGGGATTCTCGGCGCCGTCGGGAATAATGGCATTGGTGTCGTGGGAACGGCGTGGAACGCACGGATCATGACTTGCAAGTTCCTCGACAACCAATTGCAGGGCTCGCTGTCCGATGCGTTGGAATGCATTGAATACTCGCGCGTGAACGGCGCGAGGATCATCAATGCCAGCTGGGGCGGAACGACCACCAACGTATTCGGTGCGCAGGCGCTTTATGACGCGATCAACAGCCTGCGCCAGCATGGGATCATCTTTGTAGCGGCCGCCGGAAATTTTTCCCTGAACAACGATGCTATTCCACGTTTTTACCCTGCAAGCTTCGATCTGGATAACATCGTTTCGGTCGCGGCGACCACGCGCGACGATGACATCGCGCACTTTTCAGATTACGGCTTGAACACGGTGGATCTTGGCGCGCCGGGATACATCGTGCTTTCCACGTGGGCGGGCCATGACAGTTCCTATGCGCTCGATGACGGAACTTCCATGGCCGCGCCGCAGGTGGCCGCCGCGTGCGCCTTGGCATGGGCGAAATATCCCGGCAGCACGTATCAACAGATCATTGCACGCGTCCTAGCGGGAACCGATCCCATTCCCGCGCTGGCGGGCAAATGCAAAACCGGGGGGCGCCTCAACCTCCACAAAGTATTGAGCCAGCCAGATCCGGCTCCTCACAGCGCGCCGCGGGTCATTGTACTTGGCATGGAATCGGGCAAATTTCGCTATCGGGTTGAGGGGGTGCCGAACGGTTCGTTTCACTTGCAAACCAGTCTTGACGGAAAGTCATGGACACCTGGCACGACGTTTCAAATGCCGCCGTCGGGCCACCTCGATTTCGATGACTTCATGAGCAACGGCGCAAAGCTGTACCGGGCGGTCAAGACCGCGCCATGA
- the ribH gene encoding 6,7-dimethyl-8-ribityllumazine synthase translates to MLTKTKKTALRARNGRFAIVASEYNAEFVDSMLHAAEAELKQAGAAVTVARVPGAFEVPVVAARLARTKKFVSIICLGVILRGETVHAQHIGDAVSAALMQIQVETEVPVIHEVLLLESREQARVRCLDPGHNRGMEAAHTAIQMAAIMTGLKRSRTNT, encoded by the coding sequence ATGCTGACGAAAACCAAAAAGACTGCGCTTCGCGCGCGGAACGGGCGATTCGCGATTGTCGCTTCCGAGTACAACGCAGAATTTGTCGATTCGATGCTTCACGCCGCAGAGGCTGAGCTGAAACAGGCAGGCGCAGCCGTTACCGTCGCAAGGGTTCCAGGCGCATTTGAGGTTCCCGTTGTTGCAGCCAGGCTCGCACGCACGAAGAAGTTTGTGTCAATCATCTGCCTCGGCGTGATCCTTCGGGGCGAAACAGTTCATGCGCAACACATCGGCGACGCAGTCAGCGCGGCGCTGATGCAAATCCAGGTGGAAACCGAAGTGCCTGTCATTCACGAAGTGCTGCTCCTGGAGAGCCGCGAACAGGCGCGGGTACGCTGCCTTGATCCGGGACATAATCGCGGGATGGAAGCCGCCCACACCGCGATCCAAATGGCCGCGATCATGACGGGATTAAAGCGTTCCCGCACGAACACGTAG